Within Massilia endophytica, the genomic segment AGCTTCAGTTCGCCGATCACGTTACCGGCGTTGTCGCTGGCGGCCTTCATGGCCACCATGCGCGCCGATTGCTCGGACGCCAGGTTTTCCGCTACCGACTGGTACACCAGCGCTTCGACATAACGTTCCAGCAGTTCGTCGATCACGGTCGCAGGGTCCGGTTCGTAGATGTAGTCCCACTGGTGGGCGCCTGCATCGGCCTTGCGCTTGTCTGCCGTGAGGGGCAGCAGCTGCTCGACCATCGGTTCCTGCTTCATCGTGTTGATGAACTTGGTGTAGCACAGATAGACTGCGTCCAGCTTGCCTTCCTGGAATTTCTCCAGCATGACTTTCACCGGGCCGATCAGCTTCTCCAGGTGCGGCGTGTCGCCGATCTGGGTGGCCTGCGCAATGACGGGAACGCCAATGCGGTTCAGGAAACCGAGACCTTTGTTACCAATAGCGACTGCTTCAATCTTGTTGCCGGCTGCTTCCAGCTCGCGGGTCTTCGACGTCACCATACGCAGAACGTTGGTGTTCAGGCCACCGCACAGACCCTTGTCGGTCGTGACGATGATGAAGCCCACTGCCTTGGCTTGCGTGCCCTGGGCATCGGCCAGGAACGGGTGCGTGTATTCCGGATTGGCGGCCGCCAGATTCGAGGCGATATTCCGAATCTTGTCACTGTAGGGACGGGCGGCGCGCATGCGATCCTGCGCCTTGCGCATTTTCGATGCGGCGACCATTTCCATCGCCTTGGTGATCTTCTTCGTATTCTCTACGCTCTTGATCTTGCCACGTATCTCTTTGCCTACTGCCATGAGTCCTTACTCCTTCTGCGCGTGAAGGCGGCCCCTTGCGGAGCCGCCGTGCCGCTTAAAATGCGCCGGATTTCTTGAAATCAGCGATGGCGGCGGACAGCGCAGCTTCGCCGTCTTTGTCCAGTTGCTTGGTTTCTTCGATCTTGGCCAGCAGAGCGGCTTGCTTGGTCTTCAGGTACGAGTGCAGACCGGCTTCGAAGGCCAGCACCTGCTTGACCGGCACGTCGTCCAGGAAGCCCTTGTTCACGGCGAACAGGGAAGCGCCCATCAGGGAGATCGGCAGCGGCGAGTACTGGGACTGCTTCAGCAGTTCGGTCACGCGCGCACCGCGGTCCAGCTGCTTGCGGGTCGATTCGTCCAGGTCGGAAGCGAACTGCGCGAACGCAGCCAGTTCACGGTACTGCGCCAGGTCGGTACGGATACCGCCGGACAGGTTCTTGATGACCTTGGTCTGCGCCGCACCGCCCACACGCGACACCGAGATACCTGCGTTGATCGCAGGACGGATGCCGGAGTTGAACAGCGAGGTTTCCAGGAAGATCTGGCCGTCGGTAATCGAGATCACGTTGGTCGGCACGAAGGCGGACACGTCGCCAGCCTGGGTTTCGATGATCGGCAGTGCGGTCAGCGAACCGGTCTTGCCGGTCACGGCGCCCTTGGTGAAGGCGGACACGTAGTCGGCGTTCACGCGGGCTGCGCGCTCGAGCAGGCGGCTGTGCAGGTAGAACACGTCGCCCGGGTAGGCTTCGCGGCCCGGCGGACGGCGCAGCAGCAGCGAGATCTGGCGGTAGGCCACGGCCTGCTTGGACAGGTCGTCGTACACGATCAGCGCGTCTTCGCCGCGGTCGCGGAAGTATTCGCCCATGGTGCAGCCGGAGTAGGCCGAGATGTACTGCATCGCTGCCGATTCGGAAGCGGAGGCAGCCACCACGATGGTGTACTCCATGGCGCCGTGCTGTTCCAGGGAACGCACGATGTTCTTGATGGTCGATGCCTTCTGGCCGATGGCGACGTAGATACACGTCATGCCCTGGCCCTTCTGGTTGATGATGGCGTCGACGGCCACGGCGGACTTGCCGGTCTGGCGGTCGCCGATGATCAGCTCACGCTGGCCACGGCCGATAGGCACCATCGCGTCGATCGACTTCAGGCCGGTCTGCATTGGCTGCGACACGGACTCGCGGGCGATCACGCCCGGAGCGATCTTTTCGATCGGGGAGGTCAGCTTGGCGTCGACCGGGCCTTTGCCGTCGATCGGCTGGCCCAGGGCGTTGACCACGCGGCCGCGCAGTTCAGGACCGACCGGCACTTCCAGGATGCGGCCCGTGCACTTCACGGTGTCGCCTTCGGAGATGTGCTCGTAGGCGCCCAGAATCACGGCGCCGACGGAGTCGCGCTCCAGGTTCATGGCCAGGCCAAAGGTATTGCCTGGGAATTCCAGCATCTCGCCTTGCATCACATCGGACAGACCGTGAATGCGGCAGATACCGTCGGCAACGGAGATCACCGTGCCTTGATTGCGCACTTCAGCGCCGCCTTCAATGCCTTGGATCCGGCTCTTGATCAGCTCGCTGATTTCAGATGGGTTGAGTTGCATACTAACTCCTAATTGTTTTCTCTCAGCTTGCGCGAGGTCTATTGGGTCTGCCGCTGTGGCTTACGCTGCCAGCGCAACACGCATCTGTTGCAGGCGGGCGCGCACCGAAGTGTCCAGCACTTCATCACCAACCACGACGCGCACACCACCGATCAGCGAAGGATCCACCGTGACGCTCGGGTTGAGCTTGCGGCTGAATTTCTTTTCCAGCGTCTGGACCAGCTGCGCGGTCTGCGCGGCGTCCATCTCGAAAGCGCTCGTGATCTCGGCATCCGCCGCACCTTCCTGGCTGTTTTTCAGCGCATGGAATTGGGCGCCGATTTCCGGCAGCAGTTCGATGCGGCCGTTGGCGATCAGCATCGAGAGGAAATTCTTCGCTTCCGCATTGAGCGGCGATTTCAGCAGAGCCTGGATGGCGGCAGCAACATCGCTGTCCGACACCTTCGGATTGCGGGCGTATGCCAGCACCTCGGCATGGCTGCCGACCTGGGTCAGTTCATCGACCAGGTCGGACCACTGCGCGAGGTTGCCAGCCTGGGCAACGCGGAAGAGGGCTTCCGCGTAGGGACGGGCGACGGTTGCGAGTTCAGCCATGATTACAGCTCGGTCGCGAGGCGGGCCAGCAGGTCGGCGTGGGCCGACGCGTTGACTTCGCGCTTCAGGATTTGCTCGGCGCCCTTCACAGCCAGGTCGGCCACCTGGGCGCGCAGTTGCTCGCGGGCCTGGGTGATCTGCTGGTCGGCTTCGGCCTTGGCTTGCGCAATGATGCGGTCCGCTTCGGCTTTGGCATTGGCCTTGATTTCTTCAGCGATCAGCTGAGCGCGCTTTTCGGCATCGGCAACGCGCGAAGCAGCTTCGTCGCGTGCGGAGGACAGGGCCTCGGCGGCGCGCTTTTCAGCCGCTGCCATGGAAGCCTGGCCCTGGTCGGCCGCAGCCAGACCATCCGCAATACGCTTGGCACGCTCATCCAGCGCGCTATTCAGCGCCGGGAATACGAACTTCATCGAGAACCAGACGAGCACCGCGAAGGTGATCATCTGACCGATGAGAGACATATTGATGTTCATACCTTGCTCCTAAAAAGTTTCCCCAGTTGGAGCGTGAATTACTGTGCAGCAGCAGCGGCCAGGGCGGTCAGGAACGGGTTGTTGAAGGTGAACAGCAGAGCAACACCAACGCCGATCATCGAGATCGCGTCCAGCAGACCAGCGATAACGAACAGCTTGGTTTGCAGTTGTGGCATCAGTTCAGGCTGACGTGCCGAAGCTTCCAGGAACTTGCCGCCCAGAATAGCGAAGCCGAGTGCGGTACCGATGGCGCCCAGGCCGATGATGATAGCCACAGCCAGAACGGTCATGCTTTGTACTTGTGCGATCAGAGCTTGCATTTGAGATTTCTCCTAAGATTTAAAAAGAACTACAGATACCAAATTTGAAAAACGAGTATTACGAAAATTAGTGCTTCTCAACCGCGAGGCTAAGGTACACAACCGTCAGGGCCATGAAGACGAAGGCCTGCAGCGTCACAATCAGGATGTGGAAGATTGCCCATGGACCACCCAGCAGCCACTGTGCCCACCATGGCAGCAGCGCGATCAGGATGAAAATCAGTTCGCCGGCGTACATGTTGCCGAACAGTCGCAGCGACAGCGAGATCGGCTTGGCCAGCAGTTCCAGCATCTGGAAGATGAAGTTGACGGGGGCCAGCAGGATGATGCCGACGGTGCCGTGCGCGTGGAAGGGGGCGGTGAACAGCTCCTTGCCCCAGCCGCCGACGCCCTTGGCCTTGATCGAGAAGCCGATGATGCACAGCAGAACGCCGATGGACATGCCGAAGGTGTGGTTCACGTCGGCGGTCGGCACGACGCGCAGGTTGTACACGCCGAAGAACTCCAGCACGCGCGGCAGCAGGTCAACCGGCAGGAAGTCCATGGCGTTCATCAGCCAGACCCAGACGAAGATGGTGACGGCCAGCGGGGCGATCACGGCGCTCTTGGCGTGGAAGGCGGAATTGACGGTGTCGTTCACCAGTTCCATGATCCACTCGACGAAGTTCTGCAGCTTGCCCGGCACGCCAGGGGTGGCGCGCTTGGCGGCCATGTAGAACAGGCCCAGGAACACGAAGCCCAGGACCAGGGAGATCCAGAAAGTGTCCAGGTTGAACGTCTTGTTCGCGTCGGACAGGTGCGTCAGGTGGTGCTGAATGTACTCCGTGGCGTTCGCCGGGGCTGCGTGGCCCGTTCCGTGTTCAGTGGTCATAGTGATGATTTAAGATTTGTTGCCCTTACCCGCCAGCTGCAGCGGGCTCGAACCGGTGATTTTTAAACTGCGAGCAATGCCGACCAGTACGCCAGGGTCGTCACCGCGAAACCTATGATCAGCCACATCCAGGCGGCTGACTGAAACAGCAGCAGCGTGACAATAAACAGCGCTGCTGTGATAAACATCTTCACCATCTCGGCCTTGAAATGCGACCGGAAGGCCTGTTTGGCGTCCCGGCTGCCCCCTGCCACGATCATCGCGTACGCCAGGCTGCCGGCCACCGCGATGAGGCCGCCCACGGCGGCAGACCAGCCTTTTTCCACCCCGGCGAAATACGCGACGAGGGCCGAAAACAGGACGGCGATTGTGAATTGCAGGGCGACGACTCGAAAAACTGGCCGGGCGATACTTTGCGTAGAATCACTCACTTGCCAACTTCCCAGAGATAGCCTATGGACCCAAAGACACGGGATTATAGGGGTTTTTTCTGAGCTCCGTCAAACATGGTGCACCGCAGCAGAGCAAATCGAGCAACATTGCCTTGCAATTTGTGACATAAGGACATGCATCGCACCAAAAAGGTGCGGCGCATTCAACCACGCAGCCGCGCCAGGACGCCTTCGAGAATGTCCAGATCGGCGAAATCGATGATCATCTGGCCGCGGCCCTTGGCGCCCATCTTGAACACGACCGGCGTGGCCAGGGTGTCGGACAGCTCTTCCTCCAGGCGCAGGATGTCGCCCGATTTCTCGCGCGCCTTGGCCTCGCCCTTGCTGCTCTGCTCCTCCAGTTGCTTCGCGACCAACTTCTCGGTCTCGCGCACGGAGAGCCGCTTGGCCACCACCTGGTTGGCCAGGGTGATCTGGGTAGCCGCGTCCACGGCCAGCAGGGCGCGGGCATGGCCCATGTCGATATCGCCCGCCATCAGCATGGTCTGGACCGGGCTTGCCAGGTTCATCAGGCGCAGCAGGTTGGACACGGCGCTGCGGGAACGGCCCACCGCGTTGGCGGCCTGCTCGTGGGTGAAGCTGAAGTCCGTGATCAGCCGGTGAATACCTTGCGCCTCTTCCAGCGGATTCAAGTCCTCGCGCTGGATATTTTCGATCAGGGCCATGGCGGCGGCGGCCGTGTCGTCCACGTCGCGCACCAGCACGGGCACCTGCTCCAGGCCCGCGATCTGGGCCGCGCGGAAGCGGCGCTCGCCCGCGATGATCTCGTACTTCGTCTTGCCGCTCGCCTTGTCCACGCCCACGGGGCGCACAAGGATGGGCTGCATGATGCCCTGGCTCTTGATGGAGGCGGCCAGCTCCGTGAGGCTGACCTCGTCCATGCGGGTACGGGGCTGGTACTTGCCCGCCTGCATCAGGGAGACCGGCAGTTCGTTCGGAGCGCCCTGCACTGCCTGGATTTCGTTCTTGTCGCCATCGCCGCCCAGCAGCGCTTCGAG encodes:
- the atpG gene encoding F0F1 ATP synthase subunit gamma, with protein sequence MAVGKEIRGKIKSVENTKKITKAMEMVAASKMRKAQDRMRAARPYSDKIRNIASNLAAANPEYTHPFLADAQGTQAKAVGFIIVTTDKGLCGGLNTNVLRMVTSKTRELEAAGNKIEAVAIGNKGLGFLNRIGVPVIAQATQIGDTPHLEKLIGPVKVMLEKFQEGKLDAVYLCYTKFINTMKQEPMVEQLLPLTADKRKADAGAHQWDYIYEPDPATVIDELLERYVEALVYQSVAENLASEQSARMVAMKAASDNAGNVIGELKLVYNKTRQAAITKELSEIVAGAAAV
- the atpA gene encoding F0F1 ATP synthase subunit alpha codes for the protein MQLNPSEISELIKSRIQGIEGGAEVRNQGTVISVADGICRIHGLSDVMQGEMLEFPGNTFGLAMNLERDSVGAVILGAYEHISEGDTVKCTGRILEVPVGPELRGRVVNALGQPIDGKGPVDAKLTSPIEKIAPGVIARESVSQPMQTGLKSIDAMVPIGRGQRELIIGDRQTGKSAVAVDAIINQKGQGMTCIYVAIGQKASTIKNIVRSLEQHGAMEYTIVVAASASESAAMQYISAYSGCTMGEYFRDRGEDALIVYDDLSKQAVAYRQISLLLRRPPGREAYPGDVFYLHSRLLERAARVNADYVSAFTKGAVTGKTGSLTALPIIETQAGDVSAFVPTNVISITDGQIFLETSLFNSGIRPAINAGISVSRVGGAAQTKVIKNLSGGIRTDLAQYRELAAFAQFASDLDESTRKQLDRGARVTELLKQSQYSPLPISLMGASLFAVNKGFLDDVPVKQVLAFEAGLHSYLKTKQAALLAKIEETKQLDKDGEAALSAAIADFKKSGAF
- a CDS encoding F0F1 ATP synthase subunit delta: MAELATVARPYAEALFRVAQAGNLAQWSDLVDELTQVGSHAEVLAYARNPKVSDSDVAAAIQALLKSPLNAEAKNFLSMLIANGRIELLPEIGAQFHALKNSQEGAADAEITSAFEMDAAQTAQLVQTLEKKFSRKLNPSVTVDPSLIGGVRVVVGDEVLDTSVRARLQQMRVALAA
- a CDS encoding F0F1 ATP synthase subunit B; protein product: MNINMSLIGQMITFAVLVWFSMKFVFPALNSALDERAKRIADGLAAADQGQASMAAAEKRAAEALSSARDEAASRVADAEKRAQLIAEEIKANAKAEADRIIAQAKAEADQQITQAREQLRAQVADLAVKGAEQILKREVNASAHADLLARLATEL
- the atpE gene encoding F0F1 ATP synthase subunit C, with translation MQALIAQVQSMTVLAVAIIIGLGAIGTALGFAILGGKFLEASARQPELMPQLQTKLFVIAGLLDAISMIGVGVALLFTFNNPFLTALAAAAAQ
- the atpB gene encoding F0F1 ATP synthase subunit A is translated as MTTEHGTGHAAPANATEYIQHHLTHLSDANKTFNLDTFWISLVLGFVFLGLFYMAAKRATPGVPGKLQNFVEWIMELVNDTVNSAFHAKSAVIAPLAVTIFVWVWLMNAMDFLPVDLLPRVLEFFGVYNLRVVPTADVNHTFGMSIGVLLCIIGFSIKAKGVGGWGKELFTAPFHAHGTVGIILLAPVNFIFQMLELLAKPISLSLRLFGNMYAGELIFILIALLPWWAQWLLGGPWAIFHILIVTLQAFVFMALTVVYLSLAVEKH
- a CDS encoding ATP synthase subunit I, with protein sequence MSDSTQSIARPVFRVVALQFTIAVLFSALVAYFAGVEKGWSAAVGGLIAVAGSLAYAMIVAGGSRDAKQAFRSHFKAEMVKMFITAALFIVTLLLFQSAAWMWLIIGFAVTTLAYWSALLAV
- a CDS encoding ParB/RepB/Spo0J family partition protein; this translates as MATKKMKGLGRGLEALLGGDGDKNEIQAVQGAPNELPVSLMQAGKYQPRTRMDEVSLTELAASIKSQGIMQPILVRPVGVDKASGKTKYEIIAGERRFRAAQIAGLEQVPVLVRDVDDTAAAAMALIENIQREDLNPLEEAQGIHRLITDFSFTHEQAANAVGRSRSAVSNLLRLMNLASPVQTMLMAGDIDMGHARALLAVDAATQITLANQVVAKRLSVRETEKLVAKQLEEQSSKGEAKAREKSGDILRLEEELSDTLATPVVFKMGAKGRGQMIIDFADLDILEGVLARLRG